One Trichoderma asperellum chromosome 5, complete sequence genomic region harbors:
- a CDS encoding uncharacterized protein (TransMembrane:1 (o637-657i)): protein MEQAVQQAPDEHYQLASEHTNPFTSSELKANAEHNGWCNAQSKIAQSSTISTNPYTSSEINANTTHNEECNTPITNIQSSNDTNPFTASELKANIHHNRDCTTQPKHIPPSNNTNPFTASEFDAILKQANPQPERGSSSGATNPIASTELKSMVKHHKESNSRSERSATNNESKGTTKSHNNIADDKDSDKKQVGNQKTCRKCIRRAMLKFNMNSVVNINTQAMGMAGTHIPHTAGELVLIQSQHEVGYSIQIAVLPKDQRRTRHNSRGKIVCLDFMFDPSSDFILLCNMTQVTTEPIVIRPLPLSRRNEPLKLGSLGKVPLNSSYGIYAWGEHLFDVTVFPRCYISVAEPPSHMMRINKRAFEPSSSQPGPSKAKRAKLRETIDESNATTIIQTTAQPPPPPAKELVAANTISNTDRTDIGTVLSICHPLEHLRIGDTVKIAGATEQEDYTLTRKDDISVQTNSTVFKADHSSFSEKSIAVKVWRSKLDHDPISKQGVNISTVGKHWLNEVKNHTKVSQHPAIATVFGFDARLLSLYMEHVNAPSLQCYRERGRNPYCTLNSFDAKRVLYSITDALQFIHSKGITHDDIKPANILYSKERGPVLIDFGWSSNGYVHTAGSPWYIPPEYEKKGQRGAAGDIFALGVVMLFLLGMIPLPELQSPPLIWHISRLRGGGPETFAAVEAMKRWLIIVQEAAKELLVDLDDSLMGVGRIVAKMVDKDVKRRITGPEIIQAFDGHM, encoded by the exons ATGGAGCAAGCCGTGCAACAAGCACCCGACGAGCACTACCAGCTAGCATCCGAGCATACAAACCCCTTCACTTCTTCCGAATTGAAAGCAAATGCTGAACATAATGGCTGGTGTAATGCTCAGTCAAAGATAGCACAGTCGTCGACTATTAGCACCAATCCTTATACAAGTAGCGAGATAAACGCGAACACAACACACAACGAAGAGTGCAACACTCCAATAACGAATATTCAGTCATCTAATGATACCAACCCCTTTACCGCCTCCGAATTAAAAGCAAACATCCACCATAATAGAGATTGCACTACTCAGCCAAAACATATTCCACCATCCAACAATACCAACCCTTTTACCGCAAGCGAATTCGATGCGATTCTCAAGCAAGCGAACCCTCAACCAGAGAGGGGGTCTTCGTCTGGCGCCACGAATCCCATCGCTTCGACCGAGCTTAAGTCAATGGTTAAGCATCATAAAGAATCAAACTCTCGATCGGAGAGGAGCGCGACGAATAATGAGAGCAAAGGGACAACGAAGTCGCACAATAATATTGCCGATGACAAAGACAGCGACAAGAAGCAAGTGGGCAATCAAAAGACATGCCGGAAATGCATTAGAAGAGCCATGCTTAAATTCAATATGAATAGTGTGGTTAATATCAATACCCAAGCGATGGGAATGGCCGGAACGCATATCCCCCACACCGCTGGCGAACTGGTTCTCATTCAATCGCAGCACGAAGTTGGTTATAGCATACAGATTGCAGTATTACCAAAGGACCAGAGACGTACTCGCCATAACAGTCGGGGCAAAATTGTCTGTCTAGACTTCATGTTCGACCCGAGCAGCGACTTTATACTGTTGTGCAACATGACCCAAGTCACTACGGAGCCGATTGTTATCAGGCCGCTACCGCTATCTCGTCGGAACGAACCATTGAAACTCGGGTCTCTCGGGAAAGTCCCCCTTAACTCCTCATACGGTATCTACGCTTGGGGCGAGCATCTCTTCGATGTTACTGTCTTCCCACGCTGCTATATTTCCGTTGCAGAGCCTCCCAGCCACATGATGAGGATTAATAAAAGAGCGTTTgagccatcatcttcacaGCCGGGCCCATCGAAAGCCAAGAGGGCGAAATTAAGGGAGACAATCGACGAGTCAAATGCCACTACCATCATCCAGACAACAGCACAACCACCTCCACCACCGGCCAAGGAGCTGGTTGCCGCAAACACAATTTCAAACACAGACAGGACAGATATAGGCACCGTTTTAAGTATATGTCATCCGCTGGAACACCTTCGTATTGGCGATACTGTGAAGATAGCCGGCGCTACTGAGCAAGAAGACTATACACTTACTCGCAAGGATGATATATCGGTTCAAACAAACTCGACTGTTTTCAAAGCAGACCACTCAAGCTTTTCGGAGAAGTCAATAGCGGTCAAAGTATGGCGAAGTAAGTTGGATCACGACCCTATTTCAAAGCAAGGAGTGAATATCTCTACCGTCGGTAAACATTGGTTGAATGAGGTGAAGAATCACACCAAAGTAAGCCAGCAT CCCGCCATTGCTACTGTTTTTGGCTTTGACGCAAGATTGCTATCGCTATATATGGAACATGTAAACGCACCTAGCTTACAATGTTATCGCGAACGAGGAAGAAACCCTTATTGCACTTTGAACAGTTTCGACGCAAAGCGAGTGCTCTATAGTATAACTGATGCACTCCAGTTCATCCACAGTAAGGGAATCACGCACGATGATATTAAGCCAGCGAATATTCTTTACTCCAAAGAGAGGGGACCGGTTCTTATCGATTTTGGGTGGTCATCTAATGGATATGTGCACACCGCGGGATCACCATGGTACATACCGCCTGAATATGAGAAGAAAGGACAACGTGGAGCCGCGGGTGACATATTTGCACTCGGCGTCGTTATGCTCTTTCTCTTGGGCATGATTCCCCTCCCAGAATTACAGTCGCCACCCTTGATATGGCATATTTCTCGCCTAAGGGGTGGAGGCCCGGAGACTTTTGCGGCTGTAGAAGCAATGAAGCGGTGGTTGATAATTGTTCAAGAAGCTGCAAAGGAGCTTCTCGTGGATTTGGATGACTCTCTTATGGGTGTTGGACGCATTGTTGCTAAGATGGTAGATAAAGATGTCAAGAGGCGGATTACGGGGCCTGAGATAATCCAAGCATTTGATGGGCACATGTAG
- a CDS encoding uncharacterized protein (EggNog:ENOG41~MEROPS:MER0005900) encodes MTLRKIPVTSEAKLQTRAPELGITDAGSEPDLIKPWKLPPPKIYVFKNANVVDAANGHIVPYQTVRISDGLIQKVDDGNSAHLFSGDAIEIDLAGKYLCPGLIDCHAHLSSVPGEEGLAAAANHADAAVSLLRQPYMAAQVLYRGFTTMRDTGGATLALKEAIADDVFHGPRLFIANRALSQTGGHGDSRSAHESCCGAIASLSTLVDGVPAAIYAAREQIRTGADFIKIMASGGVASPTDRIDHIQFTAAEIRAITEVADTYNTYVTAHAYTPRSIRHAVDNGVKGIEHGNLIDKETAEYMAKNNVWFTPTLVTYHAMGSDKYAGFLPPANREKNRQVLEQGLQSLRLADEAGVTICHGSDLLGPLWAEQSKEFGIRAQALSATKILQGATVNAARMLKQENFLGQIKEGFAADVLVLNGNPLEDITILDEPEKNILAVLKNGRVYKSRWTKLPDDVTRAQTLIE; translated from the coding sequence ATGACTCTGCGCAAGATTCCTGTCACAAGCGAGGCAAAGCTTCAGACGCGCGCTCCGGAACTCGGCATCACAGATGCAGGTTCTGAGCCGGATCTCATCAAGCCGTGGAAACTTCCCCCTCCAAAGATATACGTATTTAAAAATGCGAATGTCGTGGATGCAGCAAATGGACATATTGTCCCATACCAGACTGTCCGGATATCAGATGGACTCATCCAGAAGGTTGACGATGGTAATAGCGCGCACTTATTTTCTGGCGACGCCATTGAGATAGACTTGGCAGGCAAATATCTCTGCCCTGGGCTCATCGACTGCCATGCCCATCTATCTTCTGTGCCTGGGGAGGAGGGTCTTGCAGCGGCTGCTAATCATGCCGACGCTGCTGTATCTTTACTGCGCCAGCCATACATGGCCGCTCAAGTCCTATACCGAGGCTTCACTACAATGAGAGATACCGGAGGTGCAACGCTGGCTCTTAAAGAGGCTATAGCGGATGACGTGTTCCATGGGCCGCGGCTTTTTATTGCTAATAGAGCGCTCTCGCAGACTGGAGGCCACGGTGATTCGAGATCTGCCCatgagagctgctgcggagCAATAGCTTCGCTTTCCACTCTCGTCGATGGTGTCCCAGCCGCGATATATGCTGCTCGAGAGCAGATTCGCACGGGAGCAGATTTCATCAAGATCATGGCGAGTGGAGGCGTTGCATCCCCTACAGATAGAATTGATCACATCCAGTTTACTGCTGCTGAGATCCGGGCGATTACCGAGGTTGCGGACACTTACAATACCTACGTGACTGCTCATGCTTACACTCCTCGATCGATCAGACATGCCGTCGACAACGGTGTCAAGGGAATCGAGCATGGCAATCTGATTGACAAAGAGACTGCAGAATACATGGCCAAGAACAATGTATGGTTCACTCCGACGCTTGTCACCTACCACGCCATGGGCTCTGACAAGTATGCCGGCTTCCTACCTCCTGCAAACCGCGAGAAGAACCGCCAGGTGCTGGAGCAGGGACTTCAATCTCTGCGCTTGGCAGACGAAGCTGGAGTTACTATATGCCACGGCTCCGACCTCCTCGGACCTCTGTGGGCCGAACAGAGCAAAGAATTCGGTATTCGAGCACAGGCTCTTAGTGCCACGAAGATTCTCCAGGGGGCCACCGTAAATGCGGCGAGAATGCTGAAGCAAGAAAACTTCTTGGGCCAGATAAAGGAGGGATTTGCGGCAGATGTATTGGTGCTGAATGGCAATCCGCTTGAGGATATCACAATTCTAGATGAGCCGGAGAAGAATATTCTGGCCGTGTTGAAGAATGGACGGGTGTATAAGAGCAGGTGGACGAAGCTGCCGGATGACGTTACTCGGGCCCAGACGCTGATTGAGTGA
- a CDS encoding uncharacterized protein (EggNog:ENOG41), with amino-acid sequence MISGRSNALPLDPPLPDSTTGVLPVLPPGVELPDRQPRNNAATAASAAGVRALSAQLVAFYFRAPAKSFFRTRVDYLAYARTIHHQQTKRLMQAVAEDASPTKLVAALRQTWLWMRSTTPGVLTSAIKHEGWGIVPHQIMPPLIANIGVNAVLYTGYLHILGHLHEESSKATKRVYPPPPPQATFAAGFLAGGLQSVLAAPLDALQARYDHRDMMPNDGSNRPRSMWTFSAEKLREIGLRGIFAGWGVSFVKDSVGCAIFFSTFEYIKAQSYYRFVAWYYGGLEENIVDLLATKRPTDKPTDGGIQLIRPHYAIEPAFLLAAGISASFSQQLLLHPLTHFQVKHWDHLEDLDAKAARLRASRAANPDKPQRRWKMLRAYYHAYQETFAACTAEASAEGLSLGKWLYRRFWWNTIRQVPSTSAGLIIFELIRRKYGFGMDEVRITKDGYDILLH; translated from the coding sequence ATGATCTCCGGCCGCTCTAATGCTCTCCCGTTGGATCCCCCCCTGCCGGACTCCACCACCGGCGTCCTCCCCGTGCTTCCTCCAGGCGTCGAGCTTCCCGATCGCCAGCCGCGCAATAAtgcagccacagcagcttcGGCGGCCGGCGTGAGAGCTCTCAGCGCGCAGCTGGTTGCTTTTTACTTTCGCGCCCCCGCCAAGTCCTTCTTCCGAACGAGAGTCGACTATTTGGCTTATGCCCGGACGATACACCACCAGCAGACAAAGAGGCTAATGCAGGCCGTTGCCGAAGACGCCTCCCCGACGAAACTGGTTGCAGCGCTGAGACAGACATGGCTATGGATGCGGAGCACAACGCCTGGAGTGCTGACGTCGGCGATCAAGCACGAGGGCTGGGGCATTGTGCCGCATCAGATCATGCCGCCGCTGATTGCCAACATTGGCGTCAATGCTGTGCTGTACACGGGCTACCTGCACATCCTGGGCCATCTACACGAGGAGAGCTCCAAGGCTACCAAGAGGGTAtacccgccgccgccgccgcaggcCACTTTTGCGGCTGGGTTCCTTGCGGGTGGACTACAGAGTGTCTTGGCTGCGCCACTGGACGCATTGCAGGCGCGGTACGACCATCGCGATATGATGCCCAACGATGGCAGTAACCGGCCTCGAAGCATGTGGACCTTTAGCGCCGAGAAGTTGAGAGAAATCGGACTACGGGGAATCTTTGCCGGATGGGGCGTATCGTTTGTAAAGGACAGCGTGGGATGCGCCATCTTTTTCAGCACATTCGAGTACATCAAAGCCCAGTCGTACTATCGCTTTGTGGCATGGTATTACGGAGGCCTAGAAGAGAATATCGTCGATCTTCTTGCGACAAAACGCCCTACAGACAAACCTACGGATGGCGGCATTCAGCTTATTCGACCACACTACGCTATTGAGCCCGCCTTCCTCCTAGCCGCTGGTATAAgcgcctctttctctcaGCAGCTTCTGCTCCACCCCCTCACTCACTTCCAAGTCAAACACTGGGACCATCTGGAAGATCTCGACGCGAAAGCAGCCCGGCTACGCGCTTCCCGTGCTGCTAATCCAGACAAGCCTCAGCGCCGATGGAAGATGCTGCGCGCTTACTATCACGCTTATCAGGAGACTTTCGCAGCTTGTACAGCCGAGGCTTCAGCGGAAGGACTGAGTCTGGGGAAGTGGCTGTATCGGAGATTCTGGTGGAATACGATTCGGCAGGTGCCGAGTACAAGCGCCGGCTTGATCATCTTTGAGCTTATCCGGCGAAAGTATGGGTTTGGGATGGATGAAGTGCGGATTACCAAGGATGGATACGACATCTTGCTGCATTAG